Proteins encoded together in one Coleofasciculus sp. FACHB-T130 window:
- a CDS encoding SDR family oxidoreductase produces the protein MAILSGRAWITGASSGIGAATAKILAQNGAKVVLSARRTEQLEQLSQEIERAGGQAMIKPLDVTNREAVAQLGEELETMGGVDILINNAGLMPLAPMLEGRVDEWERMIDVNLKGLLYTIHAVLPGMAKRKHGHIVNLGSVAGRFAFKGAAVYCGTKFAVRAISDSLRREAIEYGVRVTDIEPGAVATELADSIKHEATKEAVTGQGGFYAPGADILQAEDIANAILYVVSQPEHVNIGELLIRPRIQEL, from the coding sequence ATGGCAATCCTTTCAGGACGAGCTTGGATTACTGGTGCTAGTAGCGGCATCGGCGCAGCAACAGCCAAAATATTAGCTCAGAACGGAGCGAAAGTCGTTTTGTCGGCACGTCGCACCGAGCAACTCGAACAGCTTTCCCAGGAAATTGAACGTGCAGGCGGTCAGGCGATGATCAAACCCTTGGACGTAACGAATCGAGAAGCTGTGGCACAGCTTGGAGAGGAACTGGAAACAATGGGTGGCGTGGACATCCTGATCAACAACGCTGGTTTAATGCCTCTGGCACCGATGCTGGAAGGGCGCGTGGATGAGTGGGAGCGGATGATTGATGTGAACTTGAAGGGACTCCTCTACACCATTCATGCTGTCCTTCCCGGCATGGCTAAGCGCAAGCACGGTCATATTGTGAATCTTGGATCGGTGGCTGGACGCTTTGCCTTTAAAGGGGCGGCGGTCTATTGCGGAACCAAATTTGCGGTGCGCGCCATCTCCGATAGTTTGCGCCGAGAGGCAATTGAATATGGCGTGCGGGTGACAGACATTGAACCAGGGGCAGTGGCGACTGAACTTGCCGATTCAATTAAGCACGAGGCAACGAAAGAAGCTGTGACCGGACAAGGCGGTTTTTATGCTCCGGGTGCGGATATTCTGCAAGCGGAAGATATTGCCAACGCGATTCTTTACGTGGTGAGCCAACCTGAACACGTCAATATCGGTGAGTTGTTGATTCGTCCGCGTATTCAGGAACTCTAA
- a CDS encoding amidase encodes MNQTDLAFTPAIEQARLIRSKQVSPLELVELYLERIQRLDSQLGSYFTVMADMALADAQAKTEALAGNTEEFPPFFGVPISIKDLNPVAGVRCTYGTAALMDKIAAYDDAVVTRIKLAGFTILGKTATSELGSFPYTEPPAFPPARNPWNLDYTPGGSSGGAAAATAAGLCAIAQGSDGGGSVRGPAACCGLVGIKPSRGRVSYAPVGDHLNGIATNGCLARNVADAAALLDVMSGYVAGDPYWLPDPGTTFLAATAQKLGSLRIAFSTTIPPIGEADSASGQAVQKTVQLLEEMGHTVEPGCPDFTDLIKPFSKVWQAGVAATGIPGDYLEPMNRWMLEKSGSAGEYLQAVAQMQIMARRIVAFFDNYDVLVVPIYMHQPIRVGEWAHLNPEERLQKIIQWIAPCPPFNATGQPAIALPTGFDANGLPIGVQLVGRPADETTLIALAAQLEAAKLWSDRRPDFAAQ; translated from the coding sequence ATGAATCAAACTGATTTAGCTTTTACCCCAGCGATAGAACAGGCGCGGCTCATCCGCAGCAAACAAGTATCACCGCTAGAGTTGGTGGAACTTTACCTGGAACGCATTCAGAGACTGGATTCCCAACTGGGGAGTTATTTTACCGTCATGGCAGATATGGCGCTTGCCGATGCCCAGGCGAAGACGGAAGCATTGGCAGGCAACACAGAAGAATTTCCGCCCTTTTTTGGAGTACCCATTTCAATTAAAGACCTCAACCCCGTTGCTGGTGTTCGCTGTACCTACGGAACAGCCGCGCTGATGGACAAAATTGCCGCTTATGATGATGCGGTGGTGACGCGGATTAAGCTGGCGGGGTTTACGATTCTCGGTAAGACAGCGACTTCTGAACTGGGTTCTTTCCCTTATACAGAACCTCCGGCGTTTCCACCCGCCCGGAATCCGTGGAATCTCGACTATACACCAGGGGGATCGAGTGGGGGCGCTGCGGCGGCTACGGCGGCGGGGTTGTGCGCGATCGCTCAAGGTTCTGATGGCGGCGGTTCGGTGCGCGGTCCCGCCGCTTGTTGTGGTTTAGTCGGCATTAAACCCTCCAGGGGTCGGGTGTCTTATGCACCTGTGGGCGATCATCTAAATGGCATTGCAACCAATGGCTGCTTGGCGCGTAACGTTGCCGATGCTGCCGCCCTTCTGGATGTCATGTCTGGTTATGTCGCGGGCGATCCCTACTGGTTGCCCGACCCAGGAACGACTTTTCTTGCCGCAACTGCCCAAAAATTGGGGTCTTTGCGGATTGCTTTTTCTACAACAATTCCCCCGATAGGCGAAGCCGATTCGGCATCTGGGCAAGCCGTCCAAAAAACTGTGCAATTGCTAGAAGAAATGGGTCATACCGTTGAACCCGGTTGTCCAGACTTTACCGATTTGATCAAACCTTTTTCCAAAGTTTGGCAAGCTGGTGTGGCGGCGACGGGGATTCCCGGCGACTACTTGGAACCGATGAATCGCTGGATGCTAGAGAAATCCGGTTCTGCGGGTGAATATCTGCAAGCGGTTGCTCAGATGCAAATTATGGCGCGGCGCATTGTTGCCTTTTTTGACAACTATGACGTTTTGGTAGTGCCCATTTATATGCATCAGCCAATTCGGGTTGGGGAGTGGGCGCACCTGAATCCGGAGGAAAGATTGCAGAAAATCATTCAGTGGATCGCTCCGTGTCCCCCATTCAATGCCACCGGACAGCCTGCAATCGCACTTCCGACTGGTTTTGACGCCAACGGGTTGCCAATCGGCGTGCAGTTGGTGGGACGCCCCGCTGACGAAACCACGTTGATTGCCCTCGCCGCACAACTAGAAGCTGCAAAACTTTGGAGCGATCGCCGTCCTGACTTTGCCGCGCAATAA
- a CDS encoding glutathione S-transferase family protein, with protein sequence MLKLYHTPLSANSRRVWVALLEKEIPFELVSLNMDGDQFQPEFLAMNPFHHIPVLVDDGFNVIESLAILDYLEAKYPTPALLPTDAKALATVRMVEMVTVNELLPAINPFANQMMGLDTDAQQLEQSKQKILTVLNFFESLLGDDRYFAGSASLTLAEIVAGTMVPLLPMLGVSLDNHPKLSAWCENLTQRPAWQKTQPTQEAIEAFKPRFKELMAARQNQS encoded by the coding sequence ATGCTGAAGCTTTATCACACTCCCCTTTCCGCTAACTCAAGGCGCGTATGGGTGGCGCTACTGGAGAAAGAAATTCCCTTTGAGCTGGTATCGCTGAATATGGATGGCGATCAATTTCAACCAGAATTTCTAGCGATGAATCCCTTCCACCACATTCCAGTTTTAGTGGATGATGGCTTTAACGTCATAGAATCCTTAGCCATCCTTGACTATCTAGAGGCAAAATATCCCACGCCTGCCTTACTACCTACGGATGCCAAGGCGCTAGCAACCGTGCGGATGGTGGAAATGGTGACTGTCAACGAACTGTTGCCTGCCATAAACCCATTCGCGAATCAAATGATGGGTTTGGATACAGACGCGCAGCAGTTGGAGCAGTCAAAGCAGAAAATTCTGACAGTGCTGAACTTTTTTGAGAGTCTACTGGGCGACGATCGATACTTTGCAGGTAGCGCTAGTCTCACCCTCGCTGAGATTGTCGCCGGAACGATGGTGCCGTTATTGCCTATGCTAGGCGTATCGCTGGATAACCATCCCAAACTGAGTGCCTGGTGTGAGAACTTGACGCAGCGTCCTGCATGGCAAAAAACCCAGCCCACTCAGGAGGCAATTGAAGCCTTTAAGCCTCGATTCAAAGAGTTGATGGCAGCGCGGCAGAACCAGTCTTAA
- a CDS encoding tetratricopeptide repeat protein, with product MADYGNLKKAIALLGQSRREKKAKQRFFTFSLFLLSFYCVSVSFYGSQILAQPAPQPPLELKDIDYWGSLCDLLGDEKKYAEAVAACDQAIALDPKKPKIWTDRVDGLLGQAKYTEALVSADKAIRLKPDYSLALANRCIALANLGKYEDAIASCDKALRGDGNWENNTPLIAWYNKGLAQRKLGQNAEAIASFDQALEIKSDYSLALADRCAALSASGQYSQAIAACDLALKSDADWGAGTPAIAWYNRGVALKKLSQYQEAIASYDQALALNPTDATAWTEHGVLLSLVGKYAQALPSQEMAVKLSPTYSVALANQCATLNKVSKYEDAAAACDKALQGDGRWGEASPSLAWDQRGNALSGQGKYEEALASHDRAIGLNPDYPEAWNNRSVTLWFLGRYSEAIVSSDRATTLNPNYAQAWFNKGRILRTVKDYPKALAAYDQAIKSSDPNFNQSLLADIWANRTVVLWHLGRNPEALASSDRAISLNPELSQAWYNRGVVLVALERYEEAIAAYAQAIRITPNDANSLAGRGVALLLLDRLEEAIAVFDEVLKLDPKNTLALENKTLATQKLEEKKLEEQKLEEKKKESLPPPKVPIKK from the coding sequence ATGGCAGACTACGGCAATTTAAAGAAGGCGATCGCATTGCTAGGGCAATCCCGCAGAGAGAAAAAGGCGAAGCAAAGATTTTTTACTTTTAGTTTATTTCTGTTAAGTTTTTATTGTGTAAGTGTTAGTTTTTACGGCTCCCAGATACTGGCACAGCCAGCGCCGCAGCCACCCCTGGAGTTGAAGGACATTGATTACTGGGGGAGTTTGTGTGACTTATTGGGGGACGAGAAGAAATATGCAGAAGCCGTCGCGGCTTGCGACCAAGCGATCGCTCTCGATCCCAAAAAACCGAAAATCTGGACTGACCGAGTGGATGGGCTGCTAGGACAAGCAAAATACACCGAAGCCCTGGTTTCTGCTGATAAGGCTATCCGTCTCAAACCCGATTATTCCCTAGCTTTGGCGAATCGATGTATCGCCCTCGCTAACTTAGGCAAATATGAAGACGCGATCGCGTCTTGCGACAAAGCACTCAGAGGCGATGGAAATTGGGAGAACAATACGCCGCTGATCGCTTGGTACAACAAAGGATTAGCACAAAGGAAGCTGGGACAGAACGCCGAAGCGATTGCTTCTTTTGACCAAGCCTTAGAAATTAAATCGGATTATTCCTTAGCTTTAGCGGATCGATGCGCTGCACTGTCTGCGTCTGGGCAATATTCGCAAGCGATCGCTGCTTGCGATTTGGCGCTGAAAAGTGATGCTGATTGGGGCGCTGGGACTCCAGCCATCGCCTGGTACAACCGAGGCGTGGCGCTGAAAAAATTAAGTCAGTACCAAGAAGCGATCGCTTCTTACGATCAAGCTTTGGCGCTGAATCCCACAGACGCCACCGCTTGGACTGAACATGGCGTTTTGCTGTCACTGGTGGGTAAGTACGCCCAAGCACTCCCCTCTCAGGAAATGGCGGTTAAATTGAGTCCCACTTACTCTGTGGCGTTAGCGAACCAGTGCGCGACGCTAAACAAAGTCAGCAAGTACGAAGACGCCGCCGCCGCCTGCGATAAAGCATTACAAGGAGATGGGAGATGGGGTGAAGCGAGTCCATCATTAGCCTGGGATCAGCGGGGGAATGCCTTATCTGGACAAGGCAAATACGAAGAAGCATTAGCCTCTCACGATCGCGCGATCGGTCTTAACCCTGATTACCCTGAAGCTTGGAACAACCGCAGCGTTACCCTGTGGTTTTTGGGAAGATACTCGGAAGCGATCGTTTCGAGCGATCGCGCCACCACCTTGAATCCTAACTATGCCCAAGCTTGGTTCAACAAAGGCAGGATACTGAGAACAGTAAAAGACTATCCCAAGGCACTCGCCGCTTACGATCAAGCGATTAAAAGTAGCGATCCGAACTTCAATCAATCGCTGCTTGCCGATATCTGGGCGAACCGAACGGTAGTGCTATGGCATTTGGGAAGAAACCCCGAAGCCCTCGCCTCAAGCGATCGCGCGATTAGCCTCAATCCTGAATTATCACAAGCTTGGTACAACCGAGGCGTCGTGTTAGTCGCTTTAGAACGGTATGAAGAAGCGATCGCCGCTTACGCCCAGGCGATTCGCATTACGCCCAATGATGCGAATAGTCTTGCCGGTCGAGGCGTCGCCCTGTTGCTGTTAGATCGGTTAGAAGAAGCGATCGCTGTCTTTGATGAAGTTTTGAAACTCGATCCAAAAAACACTTTAGCGCTGGAAAACAAAACTCTTGCCACGCAAAAGTTGGAAGAAAAGAAGTTAGAAGAACAAAAATTGGAAGAGAAAAAGAAAGAAAGCCTCCCGCCACCCAAAGTACCGATTAAAAAGTAA
- a CDS encoding Uma2 family endonuclease produces MYQTAQELEAQMPDATKLLSDEPEMESSLHYKQLALLVSCLEWFWRKRNDFFIGANLTVYFSRQQLRNRDFRGPDFFLVKNTEKKERLSWVVWEEEGKYPDLIIELLSNTTASIDRNLKKELYQNRFRTPEYFWFDPESLEFAGFRLVGEQYQAIAPNPQGCLWSEVLDLYLGIAAGKLRYFIPEGSLVLTPEEAAERLAEQLRSLGVDPDT; encoded by the coding sequence ATGTACCAAACAGCGCAAGAATTAGAAGCACAAATGCCAGATGCTACAAAACTTTTGAGCGATGAACCAGAAATGGAAAGTTCTTTGCACTACAAGCAACTAGCTTTATTGGTGAGTTGCTTAGAATGGTTTTGGCGCAAGCGGAATGATTTTTTTATTGGCGCTAATCTGACAGTTTATTTTAGTCGGCAACAACTGCGAAATCGAGACTTTAGAGGACCAGACTTTTTCCTAGTGAAAAACACGGAAAAAAAAGAGCGTCTCTCTTGGGTAGTGTGGGAAGAAGAAGGCAAATATCCCGATTTAATTATCGAATTACTGTCCAATACGACTGCTAGTATTGACCGAAATCTCAAAAAAGAGTTGTATCAAAACCGCTTTCGCACGCCAGAGTACTTTTGGTTCGATCCCGAAAGTTTAGAGTTTGCGGGTTTCCGGTTGGTAGGAGAACAATATCAAGCGATCGCGCCCAACCCTCAAGGCTGTCTGTGGAGTGAGGTTCTAGATTTGTATTTGGGTATAGCAGCCGGAAAATTGCGCTACTTTATCCCAGAAGGTTCTCTAGTTCTTACCCCAGAAGAGGCAGCAGAACGACTAGCAGAACAACTGCGATCGCTCGGTGTCGATCCGGATACTTAA
- a CDS encoding EndoU domain-containing protein — protein sequence MQRNFLISLGASPMLKIAIFLLGIIPLLSIDAAYAQVPPSGTFTATRTCVAPRAINGINPGNIQVSNGQRYQAIGFNSPKRKFIQLAVPGAKPERRWVSADCGNFSPATDASSEPNSGTVTQPSTSVLPFFDSVNNPELHGFPRGQKADITPPLPQLNAFDQAVLRTCGAIGTKVTPSAFKQLMSENRDVLREIQQAVGGELRAVRSTEAEFLDDLTAAWSARGGFEHIFCGELEGATKIGGLHFFGRYRELQEQGIGGRLANNLNKEEVVPGLVYTLGVFIKKDGQTWKDNIKGYALVSDAKEMLLDATKALKAQGNAQGACILTVQDDETNKSYKAVFVKSRDAIVTFYPDATPGGKACRN from the coding sequence ATGCAACGTAATTTTTTAATTAGTTTAGGCGCAAGCCCAATGCTCAAAATTGCCATTTTCTTACTCGGAATCATTCCGCTACTATCAATCGATGCTGCTTACGCTCAAGTCCCGCCCTCTGGAACTTTCACCGCTACACGCACTTGTGTAGCACCACGAGCAATTAACGGGATAAATCCGGGTAATATCCAAGTCTCAAACGGTCAGCGTTATCAAGCAATTGGTTTCAATTCTCCAAAGCGAAAGTTTATTCAGCTTGCAGTCCCTGGTGCTAAGCCAGAACGTCGCTGGGTTAGTGCTGATTGTGGTAATTTTTCCCCCGCAACAGATGCGAGTTCTGAACCGAACTCCGGCACCGTAACGCAGCCATCGACATCGGTACTACCCTTTTTTGATAGTGTTAATAATCCAGAGCTTCATGGCTTTCCACGCGGGCAAAAAGCAGACATCACACCGCCATTACCCCAACTCAATGCTTTTGACCAAGCAGTGTTGAGAACCTGTGGAGCGATTGGCACCAAAGTGACGCCAAGTGCTTTCAAACAATTGATGTCAGAAAATCGAGATGTACTGCGTGAAATTCAACAAGCAGTGGGTGGGGAACTGCGTGCCGTCCGCAGTACAGAAGCAGAATTTCTCGACGATTTAACGGCTGCTTGGTCTGCAAGAGGCGGCTTTGAACATATCTTTTGTGGTGAACTCGAAGGGGCAACGAAAATTGGCGGACTGCACTTTTTTGGCAGATACCGGGAACTGCAAGAGCAAGGAATTGGCGGACGACTTGCGAATAATTTGAACAAAGAAGAAGTCGTTCCAGGGTTAGTTTATACCTTAGGAGTATTCATCAAAAAGGATGGTCAAACTTGGAAAGATAATATCAAAGGATATGCTCTCGTTAGCGATGCCAAAGAAATGTTATTAGATGCAACAAAAGCCTTGAAAGCCCAGGGAAATGCTCAGGGTGCTTGCATTTTAACAGTGCAGGATGATGAGACGAATAAATCTTATAAGGCGGTTTTTGTCAAGAGTAGAGATGCAATCGTTACTTTTTATCCTGATGCGACTCCTGGGGGAAAAGCTTGCAGAAATTAA
- the crtW gene encoding beta-carotene ketolase CrtW → MIQLEHAPPQQAKLPRIQRSENPIIGLVVAFSIIGIWASSLVFLMSLDWSQIPTVWRIPAIVWQMFLYTGLFITAHDAMHGVVFPENRKINNLIGSFVLLLYGFFSFDELLKKHGVHHQHPASEVDPDFHNSQHKNFFAWYFHFMKGYWSWTRLFALMAFYNLIAFTLPIPELNLTLFWVIPSILSSVQLFFFGTFLPHREPQEGYKDPHRAKTNALPVFWSFITCYHFGYHEEHHEHPHLPWWQLPEAYRMNQTVSS, encoded by the coding sequence ATGATCCAGCTCGAACACGCACCTCCGCAACAAGCAAAACTTCCGCGAATACAAAGAAGTGAAAATCCAATTATTGGACTTGTTGTTGCTTTTTCTATTATTGGCATCTGGGCAAGCAGTCTGGTTTTCTTAATGTCCCTTGATTGGTCGCAAATTCCAACGGTGTGGAGAATCCCCGCGATCGTTTGGCAAATGTTTCTTTATACAGGATTATTCATTACCGCCCATGATGCAATGCATGGAGTGGTGTTTCCTGAAAACCGTAAGATTAATAATTTGATAGGTTCATTCGTATTATTGTTATATGGTTTCTTTTCTTTTGACGAGTTATTGAAAAAGCATGGGGTACACCACCAGCACCCAGCAAGTGAAGTCGATCCGGATTTTCACAACAGTCAGCATAAAAACTTTTTTGCCTGGTATTTTCACTTTATGAAAGGTTATTGGAGCTGGACACGCTTGTTTGCTTTAATGGCTTTCTATAACCTGATTGCTTTCACGCTGCCGATCCCAGAATTGAATTTAACTTTATTTTGGGTGATTCCTTCAATTTTGAGTTCGGTGCAATTATTCTTTTTCGGCACCTTCCTACCTCACCGAGAGCCACAAGAGGGTTATAAAGATCCTCATCGCGCCAAAACTAATGCTCTGCCCGTTTTCTGGTCATTTATCACCTGCTATCATTTTGGCTACCACGAAGAACATCACGAACATCCGCATCTTCCTTGGTGGCAGCTACCAGAAGCTTACAGAATGAATCAGACCGTTTCAAGTTGA
- a CDS encoding SDR family oxidoreductase produces the protein MAATVLITGASQGIGKATALLFAQNGYDLVMAARQADRLEAAAQEVRSLGRKALAVPTDVRDPEQVKTLVQKALEEYGAIDVLINNAGRYISGPADSFSLDDWHQTIDLNLWGYIHTIHALLPHFLERKQGTIVNLSSIGGKVPVPYLVPYNTSKFAVTGLTEALHSELAPKGIHVCGIYPNLIKSSLMERAIFGGKNVEDAQARRDQLNQVLSTPVVEKPEDVAKAIWEGVKHQRAEVLVGSANLSKASYNMFPGFMQWVFRKTFQLKDKEA, from the coding sequence ATGGCTGCCACGGTACTAATTACGGGTGCTTCTCAAGGCATCGGCAAAGCGACGGCTCTCTTGTTTGCCCAGAATGGATATGACCTGGTAATGGCGGCGCGTCAGGCTGACCGCTTGGAAGCGGCGGCACAAGAAGTGCGATCGCTCGGTCGAAAAGCCCTAGCTGTTCCCACCGATGTCAGAGACCCCGAACAGGTGAAAACCCTGGTTCAAAAGGCGTTGGAAGAATATGGCGCTATCGATGTCCTAATCAATAATGCAGGGCGTTATATATCCGGGCCAGCAGACTCGTTCTCTTTAGACGATTGGCACCAGACGATAGACCTCAACCTGTGGGGATATATTCATACGATTCACGCCCTATTACCTCATTTTCTGGAGCGAAAACAGGGCACAATTGTTAATCTGAGTTCCATCGGGGGTAAAGTACCCGTTCCTTATCTTGTGCCTTACAATACCAGCAAGTTTGCGGTAACTGGATTGACCGAAGCGCTGCACTCGGAACTCGCACCCAAAGGCATTCATGTTTGTGGGATTTACCCGAATTTAATCAAGAGTAGTTTGATGGAACGGGCAATCTTTGGAGGTAAAAATGTAGAAGATGCCCAAGCGCGTCGAGATCAGCTCAATCAGGTACTGAGTACTCCAGTGGTGGAGAAGCCGGAGGATGTAGCAAAGGCAATTTGGGAGGGGGTGAAGCATCAGCGAGCTGAAGTTTTGGTCGGTTCCGCCAATCTATCGAAAGCCTCTTATAATATGTTTCCCGGCTTTATGCAGTGGGTGTTTCGGAAAACTTTCCAGCTCAAAGATAAGGAAGCCTAG
- a CDS encoding DsbA family oxidoreductase translates to MTLKIKVFSDYVCPYCFLAEFPLEAAIQGKDVEVEWLPFELRPSPQATLKPEDDYLQTVWKQSVYPLARKMGVEVKLPTISPQPHTHLAFEGYQYAREHGKANEYNDRLLRAFFQEDRDIGNIEILTQLAGEIGLDEKEFRESLETRKYKTAHQQALEQTRKEVGITSVPTFMIGDRILPGLLSQESLERAINRALEGNLSQK, encoded by the coding sequence ATGACTCTGAAAATAAAAGTTTTCTCCGACTACGTTTGTCCATACTGTTTTCTAGCCGAATTCCCCCTAGAAGCAGCCATTCAGGGAAAGGACGTTGAAGTTGAGTGGCTACCCTTTGAGCTTCGACCATCACCACAGGCGACGCTGAAACCGGAAGACGATTATCTTCAAACGGTGTGGAAGCAGTCAGTCTATCCGCTAGCAAGAAAAATGGGTGTTGAGGTCAAGCTACCAACTATCTCGCCACAACCACATACACATCTAGCGTTCGAGGGTTATCAGTACGCTAGAGAACATGGTAAAGCTAACGAATACAATGACCGTCTTCTCCGAGCGTTTTTTCAAGAAGATCGGGATATTGGCAATATCGAGATTTTGACGCAGTTAGCGGGAGAAATTGGGCTGGATGAAAAAGAGTTTAGAGAATCCTTGGAAACTCGAAAGTATAAAACAGCTCATCAGCAGGCATTAGAACAGACTCGCAAAGAAGTCGGTATTACCTCAGTCCCGACATTTATGATTGGCGATCGCATTTTGCCGGGTTTGTTAAGTCAAGAAAGCTTGGAACGGGCGATTAATCGGGCATTAGAGGGCAATCTTAGCCAAAAGTAG
- a CDS encoding chlorophyll a/b-binding protein — translation MQTRPTDLPPVASAYNGKDRNAFLFGWNPQAELWNGRLAMIGFLAYLLWDLAGYSVVRDVLHLVSYTR, via the coding sequence ATGCAGACTCGCCCTACTGATTTACCACCTGTTGCTAGCGCGTACAATGGCAAAGACCGCAATGCCTTTCTGTTTGGCTGGAATCCCCAAGCCGAGCTATGGAACGGACGCTTGGCGATGATCGGCTTTTTGGCTTACCTACTTTGGGATTTAGCAGGCTACAGCGTCGTTCGGGACGTGCTGCACCTGGTTTCCTATACCCGCTAA
- the map gene encoding type I methionyl aminopeptidase, translating into MNILNNLLFQPAQPPREKKQRRGVEIKSQREIEIMRQAAKIVATVLKEIQEMVQPGMTTADLDAYAEKRIREMGATPSFKGYHGFPASICSSINNEVVHGIPNAKKVIRTGDVLKVDTGAYFQGYHGDSCITIAVGEVTPEAAKLIRVAEEALFKGIEQVKAGAYLLDLAGAIQDHVLGNGFSIVEDFTGHGVGRNLHEEPSVFNFRTREMPNVKLRAGMTLAIEPILNAGSKFTRILSDKWTAVTVDNALSAQFEHTVLVTEDGYEILTDRSKV; encoded by the coding sequence ATGAACATCCTGAACAATCTGCTTTTCCAACCCGCTCAACCTCCCCGCGAGAAAAAACAACGTCGTGGCGTTGAAATTAAGTCACAGCGTGAAATTGAAATCATGCGGCAGGCGGCGAAGATTGTGGCAACCGTACTCAAAGAAATTCAAGAGATGGTGCAGCCCGGTATGACAACGGCGGATTTAGACGCTTATGCCGAAAAGCGCATCCGCGAAATGGGGGCAACACCCAGTTTTAAGGGATATCACGGCTTCCCTGCTTCCATTTGCTCCAGCATCAACAACGAAGTCGTACATGGCATTCCCAACGCCAAAAAAGTGATTCGGACTGGCGATGTCTTGAAAGTTGATACAGGTGCTTATTTCCAGGGCTATCACGGTGATTCCTGCATCACTATCGCCGTGGGTGAAGTGACACCAGAAGCGGCTAAGTTAATCCGCGTAGCAGAAGAAGCACTCTTTAAAGGAATTGAACAAGTTAAAGCTGGAGCCTACCTGCTCGACCTTGCTGGTGCCATTCAAGACCATGTGTTAGGCAATGGTTTTAGTATTGTGGAAGACTTCACCGGACACGGTGTTGGACGGAATTTGCACGAAGAACCGTCTGTTTTTAATTTCCGCACCCGCGAGATGCCAAATGTCAAGCTTCGGGCTGGAATGACTTTGGCAATTGAGCCGATTTTAAATGCTGGTTCAAAGTTCACCCGCATCTTATCCGACAAGTGGACGGCAGTGACGGTGGATAATGCCCTGTCAGCTCAGTTTGAGCATACCGTACTGGTGACGGAAGATGGATATGAGATTTTGACCGACCGCTCGAAAGTTTAA